DNA from Prunus persica cultivar Lovell chromosome G6, Prunus_persica_NCBIv2, whole genome shotgun sequence:
ttaatattttgttttgctagGTTAGGTTTCTTGCACTAAGCTGTGTCTAGCATGTGCTCCTTTCCCAGCGTATGCTTATCTTGTATTCTCCTTTTGGCTCCCTTGTCTGGGGTTTATGAAGTATTTCTTAtgaccataaaaaaaatttaggaaattaaattaaatttcggGACGGGGTGTTACAACAGAGGTCTCAGGTTCAAACTCACATGGTATcttagttgtgtgtgtgagtttagactatcgcttgtattaaaatttAGCCCACCATTTATAGTTTTTTAAGGAGGCTTTTTATCTCAAATGGTCCCTAAGTGTAACGAAATTATCACCTTTCGTCCttaatgttaatttttttttggtaacatTAATGTATTTACTCTTTCTACATCAAATTGGTCCTTACCATTACCTTCCGTCAAATTTTCTGTTATAATGCTCACATGACACATATGTGGAGCTCACATATCCAATTATATAAAGCCAAGTGgatttaaattaaagataTCATAAAAGTTAAAATCCATATAGAATTGgctaaaaaatttaagaaaaatgagattaaaacttcaataaataaaaaaattgaagccaTTCCTcccccttttctttctctctctccccgtctGCCCTATTTCTCTATGTTCTCTCTCACAACCCACTATCCCTCCCCTCTGCCCTCTTTCTCTATGTTCTCTCTCTAGAGCCGCAACACaacccactctctctctctctctctctctctctctctctctctctcttctccaagAAAGAATCATCTAAAAAAGATGGGAGCAAATACAAAATTGGTCACGGGCATTGAGTTGAGTGAGAGTAGAAGAAAGGGCTCTTACATTGCCAATGGTTtccctaaaaaaataaatttaaaatttacaatttaaaaaaattgggtatgGGATTTGGGATTTGGTGGTTGTGTGGGCTGTATCTCTATAGATATGTGGGCTCCTTTGtctagtttttaatttttatggtatttttttttattcaaaatcacTTGGCTTTATATAATTGGATGTGTGAGCTCTATATATGTGCAATGTCAGCActttaacagaaaatttgaTGGAAGCTAACGGTAGGGACTAATTTGATATATAAAGAGCAACCTTAAGGACTATTAatgtcacaaaaaaacattaaggatgAAATGTAATAATTTCGCTAACCTTAGGGACCATTTTCAATAAAAAGCCTTTTAAGGATGCAGTGCAAGGCTAAATCATAGCCCcctcaatattttattagttttagtatattctttaaatatatgggataatttattaaagtactcacatttaaaatatatttttggataggattttagaaaagaaaaatattttcagataggataagattaatttaaaaacaacaacagTTCACCAAAGAAACTAAAAccttaatttaaaaacaactgGCCCCCCAAGAAATAGTAAAATAAGATATAGCGCACCCAAGAAGTAGGCCACATTTGGCCTAGCATTTGACCTTTTTGACCTACTTACTGGGTTTGGCCCAGTGACATGGCACATATAACCCATTTGTTGGACATGAGTTTTGGGTGTGAAATGGCTAAATGTGAGGGTAGAGCCCACTATTAGAGATGACATTTGCCAAGTTATTCTATAATGAGGGCTAAGATCCTGAGATAAGGTCCTAAATCTTAACTGTTGGatcaaactaaccaatttAATCCAAAGACTAATCAATTTGATCCAACAGTTAAGAGATATGGCCTTATCTAAGAGCCTTAATAAgtccctcactatagaattcttagGCCTTTGACTCCCTCAGTATAGACCCTTATTATAACTCCTAATTACAGTCTCTCTATGTATTTCCTTCGTgagaatttgtttgagttcGAATTTACAAAAGCCCAATATATAGGCTAATTGTATAAAACTTGATGCgaattttacccaaaaaaaaaggggagcTTCTATAGTGAgtggaaagttataaggggtgttTTTGAGGGGTATGTaagagccgttggatttcatccaacggtgagtttttaaaagaggGTGCATGTAGAATCGGGTTGAAATCTAACCCGTTAGAAACCCAACTTCAGTTGAAGTTCTTtccctctttccctctctgtgAAAAACTCAAGAACACAATCCTCTCTTTTTGAATGTAAAGCAAACCCACAATTAGAAGGATCCAAAGCTCCCAAACCCTATAGTCGCTCCATTGTCATCAGCTCCTTGGGAGGCCTGCGATCTATGGTATCCTCGGTATTACGATTAATGGCTCTTACCTAGCTGTTGCCCTGTTTTGATTCTATGGCTCAAGTGAAaaccccttctctttttcattcagCAGACAAGATTCTAGATGAAAGCAAAGTAGCATATCTCTTTTTGTAGCTAGACGCCGCAGCAGCAGTTGTTCCTCGATTTTGGTAGAGATGGAGTCTCAAATACCAAAGAGTCTTCTCTAATGTCCACCACATTCTCTCAAGCTGACTGACTTCGGAGCTCCCgattgattttgagaggtaagttcacttgctggattaattttattaggtttggtttattttttgtgaggtGGGAAATTCGTCATTTGTGGCATCAATAATGCGTCATTTGTGGAATCAATAATGTGTCATTTCCttatgaatattcaatatacttagttgattgtttttggtgggggtgggaaattatgaaatgtaggTAAAAGATCCTAAACTTGGGCTTAATGACATTAGGAGTAAGCATTTGGAGAGGATATTGGGTGAAGTTCTGTAATTGTTGGTTTGAATTacatttgtgttcttagttgaacatgttggttctaatgttatttttttccaGATTATTTCACAAGAGATGACGTAactattattaaattttgctTGCGTTTTGTGTAATCGGAATCCAACAAGTTAGGCTATGCGtgttttgtgtcaatttgggcaatgttttgtgtaagtggaatgcattgatatgttgtgatgcagtaatgactgattaatgaattaatatttGCTATGCAGTAATATAGAAGTGGATCAATAATATACGTAGATAAAATGTCTGGGGGCTCAGAGAGTGATGACTGTGTAACAGCTAATGGGAGGGTTTATATTCCTGAAGtaagaaatgaggaaacaCCAGCAGTTGGGATGAAGTTCGACTCGCTTGACCtcgtttacaatttctataatagATATGCATTCTTAGCTGGCTTTGGTATTCGACTTCATTCCAACTTTTgggggaaaaataagaaagagattttgaggaaagaatttgtatgttgcAAACAAGGTGCATACAGGAGAGATGAAACtcgggagagaaaaagacaacGGGGAATAAGTAGATGCAATTGCAAAGCTAAGATTGTGGTTGTGAAGACAAATGGGAGCAAGAAGTATACCATATCTCTTTTTGCAGAGGGACACAATCATAAGATGACACCCTCAGAAAGAATAAATTTATTGAGATCACACCgtcatatttcagattctaCAAAAGTACTCACAAAACAGTTGggttcaattaattttccCATTCATCAGAAGGTAAGTATTTTCGAGGTGCAATCCAGAGGAATGAATAAAATCtgttttatcaaaaaagataTCTACAATCTTGAATGTAGTGTGAATGGGAAGCTGAGGAACCACGATGTTGAACTAGTGACTGAGTATTTTATggctgaacagaaaaaaaaatgaggctttttatttcaagattgaGGGAGATGGCCATGACAGGTTTAGTCGATGTTTTTGGGCAGATGCAACTTCTAGACGGGCGTACGGGTTTTATGGAGATATTGTTGTATTCGATACCACATTCAACACGAATCGATATGACTTGACATTTGCACCAATGTTGGGAGTTAATAACCATGGTCAGACAATTGTCTTAGCATGCGCATTTTTGAGCAAGGAAACGACATTTGCGCATGTTGGGAGTTTATTTGGATGTTTGAGGAGATTAAGAAAGCCATGCCAGGTGGCGAACCTAAAATGATCATTACAGAAAGATGCGGCAATGACCAGAGCAATTTCAATAGCCTTCCGGACTACATTTCATCGACTTTTCATATGGCACATCACATCAAAGTTCTCTGTTAAGTTACCACATTCTGCTTATAAGGAGTATTGGCGTGACTTTCAGAAAGCCATATGGGATACTGACAATAAGGATGAGTTTGATGcaaaatggaatattgtggTTACAAAGGCTGGTTTGACTGACCATCCATGGCTAAGttcaatgtttgatttaaGGAAATCTTGGGTTCTAGCCTACGCACGACAAGTTTTTGCCGTTGGAATGTCAAGCAGCCAAAGAGCGGAAGGTTctcatggttttttcaagcaataCATATCAAAGAGAAATTCGTTGATGGATTTCATAATACGATTTGAGAGGGCACTTTCTCATCAACATCAAAAAGAGTTGATTGCTGATCACGTAGATGCATTTGAAGTGGCTCAATGTATTCTACCGATgccaatgaacaaacaaatggctaccttgtacacaaggacaatgtttcaaaagtttgagCAAGAACTAATACAAATTACAACATGTTTCCTAGAGCTCAAAACAGAGGATGCTTCTAAAGTTGTCTTTAACGTGAgcgaaaggaaaaattgggaaacaagaGTGGCAGAAGTCGTATATGTCAAAGATTCTGACCACGCATCGTGTAGCTGcaaaagatttgaatttgttggaattatttGCAAGCACATCCTAGCATTGTTCAGAAGGGACCAGATTGAATATATGcccaataaatatattttgaagaggtGGAAGAAAACTGCGAAATCTGGATTGGTGTCAGATGCAAATGGCAACGAAATTAAAGACTCTGCAGATCCTGGTCTTTTAATAAAATGGAGTACAATGTCTCGACTTGCTTCAGATGTGGTTGAGGATGCATTAATGAGTGAAGAAGGATGTGAGCTACTGTCAGAGACTCTAAAAAGTTTGCaggtgaagttgaagttgttgaaggATGGACCAAGTAATAACGAAGTTGGATGGTCCAGCTCTCAAACATAATATATGAAAGACCCTAAGAGAGTGAGGTGCAAAGGAAGGTCGAAAAACGAGTAACGGgaacaaaggaaaaggcaatgaAGCAAGGGATTAGACACTGTCGGGAGTGTGGACACATTAGTCATGATAGAAGACAATCCCAAGAAATTTGAACACACCGTAAGATGCTAACACTATTTATAATAACACCTAAAATTTGAATAGGTAAATTTTTTATGTGCTTGTGTTTGATGTTTATGCAGGACATCACCGTCGAACAATGACGAATCAACTCCAATAGATCGTAGTGACCCATTATTCGACGAATTTGACAGGATGCATGGACCAACTGAATGATTTATGTTTCTATTAGACGAAATCCAGTTGTTATGAAGACTAATGATCAGGTGAAGTTTTCtagattcaatttttattattattattattttgttcatg
Protein-coding regions in this window:
- the LOC109949654 gene encoding protein FAR1-RELATED SEQUENCE 7-like, giving the protein MTRAISIAFRTTFHRLFIWHITSKFSVKLPHSAYKEYWRDFQKAIWDTDNKDEFDAKWNIVVTKAGLTDHPWLSSMFDLRKSWVLAYARQVFAVGMSSSQRAEELKTEDASKVVFNVSERKNWETRVAEVVYVKDSDHASCSCKRFEFVGIICKHILALFRRDQIEYMPNKYILKRWKKTAKSGLVSDANGNEIKDSADPGLLIKWSTMSRLASDVVEDALMSEEGCELLSETLKSLQVKLKLLKDGPSNNEVGWTSPSNNDESTPIDRSDPLFDEFDRMHGPTE